A window from Centropristis striata isolate RG_2023a ecotype Rhode Island chromosome 2, C.striata_1.0, whole genome shotgun sequence encodes these proteins:
- the tex9 gene encoding testis-expressed protein 9 isoform X1 has translation MSERNGDKKLRPPLTAGPKLKKRPSSSQTDSGSRRVEVRPQARPASGPAKKITEDLFAKEEEYKLLNAELEAKTAALVRQAEQLMRDQSDVLSQPLSNLLLTDFDDEDESRMIKPQQSSEQQPGLKVVTKKRPTSHSKRSGKQGREPHCGTTTPKKSHVDDLAAVEDSADFFLAKTIRGVEEKMNDSLSHEDVGDDAADAGDNIGAGVSDAQIRVLKAKLRIMQEELDQLSCEYYKKDDENTKLGAKVKELEEDRSRLQKTTNIQQTQIEKHRTLAEESDKKCDGLQLQVSSLHKEIENLNRSQKQAAAAHSSVEVRLNRALEEVERLKTQLNKMKQSNKDKISEEHQSKENLLAENKMLKKQKAELILGFKKQLKLIDVLKRQKMHFEAAKLLSFTEEEFMKALDWGKS, from the exons atgtctgaaaGAAACGGAGATAAAAAGCTCCGTCCGCCTCTCACCGCCGGCCCGAAG CTGAAGAAACGTCCGTCCAGCAGTCAGACTGATTCTGGGTCCAGGAGGGTCGAAGTCAGACCTCAGGCCAGACCTGCCTCTGGTCCAGCTAAGAAGATCACTGAGGACCTTTTTGCTAAAGAGGAAGAATACAA acTCTTAAATGCAGAGCTGGAAGCTAAGACAGCAGCTCTAGTGAGACAGGCAGAGCAACTGATG AGAGATCAGAGTGATGTTCTGTCTCAGCCTTTATCCAACCTCCTGCTGACGGACTTTGATGATGAAGACGAGTCCag GATGATAAAGCCTCAGCAGAGCTCTGAGCAGCAGCCTGGTCTCAAG GtggtgaccaaaaaaagaccaacatcACACAGTAAACGCTCTGGAAAACAAGGCAGAGAGCCTCACTGTGGAACTAC AACCCCAAAGAAGTCTCATGTGGATGATTTAGCAGCTGTAGAAGACTCAGCTGATTTCTTCCTGGCGAAGACGATCCGCGGCGTGGAGGAGAAGATGAACGACTCTCTGAGTCATGAAGATGTGGGAGATGATGCTGCTGATGCTGGAGACAATATAGGAGCAG GTGTCTCAGACGCTCAAATACGAGTTCTGAAGGCAAAACTACGGATCATGCAAGAAGAACTGGATCAACTGTCATGTGAATATTATAAAAAG gatgatgaaaacactaaacttGGTGCCAAAGTGAAGGAGCTTGAGGAGGATCGATCCAGACTGCAGAAGACAACCAacatccagcagacacagaTTGAGAAACACAGAACTTTAGCAGAAGAGTCCGATAAAAAATGTGACGGTCTTCAGCTGCAAGTGTCTTCGTTACACAAG GAAATAGAAAACCTGAATCGATCCCAGAAACAAGCAGCAGCGGCTCACAGCAGCGTGGAGGTCCGTCTGAACCGAGcgctggaggaggtggagaggttAAAGACTCAACTCAACAAGATGAAACAGAGCAACAAG GACAAGATCAGCGAGGAGCATCAGAGTAAAGAAAATCTACTGGCTGAGAACAAAATGCTGAAGAAACAGAAAGCAGAACTCATCCTGGGCTTCAAGAAACAGCTGAAGCTGATCGACGTTCTCAAGAGGCAAAAG
- the tex9 gene encoding testis-expressed protein 9 isoform X2 — protein sequence MRDQSDVLSQPLSNLLLTDFDDEDESRMIKPQQSSEQQPGLKVVTKKRPTSHSKRSGKQGREPHCGTTTPKKSHVDDLAAVEDSADFFLAKTIRGVEEKMNDSLSHEDVGDDAADAGDNIGAGVSDAQIRVLKAKLRIMQEELDQLSCEYYKKDDENTKLGAKVKELEEDRSRLQKTTNIQQTQIEKHRTLAEESDKKCDGLQLQVSSLHKEIENLNRSQKQAAAAHSSVEVRLNRALEEVERLKTQLNKMKQSNKDKISEEHQSKENLLAENKMLKKQKAELILGFKKQLKLIDVLKRQKMHFEAAKLLSFTEEEFMKALDWGKS from the exons ATG AGAGATCAGAGTGATGTTCTGTCTCAGCCTTTATCCAACCTCCTGCTGACGGACTTTGATGATGAAGACGAGTCCag GATGATAAAGCCTCAGCAGAGCTCTGAGCAGCAGCCTGGTCTCAAG GtggtgaccaaaaaaagaccaacatcACACAGTAAACGCTCTGGAAAACAAGGCAGAGAGCCTCACTGTGGAACTAC AACCCCAAAGAAGTCTCATGTGGATGATTTAGCAGCTGTAGAAGACTCAGCTGATTTCTTCCTGGCGAAGACGATCCGCGGCGTGGAGGAGAAGATGAACGACTCTCTGAGTCATGAAGATGTGGGAGATGATGCTGCTGATGCTGGAGACAATATAGGAGCAG GTGTCTCAGACGCTCAAATACGAGTTCTGAAGGCAAAACTACGGATCATGCAAGAAGAACTGGATCAACTGTCATGTGAATATTATAAAAAG gatgatgaaaacactaaacttGGTGCCAAAGTGAAGGAGCTTGAGGAGGATCGATCCAGACTGCAGAAGACAACCAacatccagcagacacagaTTGAGAAACACAGAACTTTAGCAGAAGAGTCCGATAAAAAATGTGACGGTCTTCAGCTGCAAGTGTCTTCGTTACACAAG GAAATAGAAAACCTGAATCGATCCCAGAAACAAGCAGCAGCGGCTCACAGCAGCGTGGAGGTCCGTCTGAACCGAGcgctggaggaggtggagaggttAAAGACTCAACTCAACAAGATGAAACAGAGCAACAAG GACAAGATCAGCGAGGAGCATCAGAGTAAAGAAAATCTACTGGCTGAGAACAAAATGCTGAAGAAACAGAAAGCAGAACTCATCCTGGGCTTCAAGAAACAGCTGAAGCTGATCGACGTTCTCAAGAGGCAAAAG